The Vitis riparia cultivar Riparia Gloire de Montpellier isolate 1030 chromosome 10, EGFV_Vit.rip_1.0, whole genome shotgun sequence genome includes a region encoding these proteins:
- the LOC117922984 gene encoding ankyrin repeat domain-containing protein 13C — translation MAKSSTTTTTPFPPIRPEDYRHSPVHYAVALGDHTTLSRLVSSLPRLADPSQIHTESDSLAQERVADQISSILDRRDVPFRETPLHLSVRLNDCFAAKTLAAAGADVSLQNSAGWNPLQEALCQRSSDIALVLVRLHHRFAWSKWRRRLPRLVAVLRRMRDFYMEISFHFESSVIPFVGKIAPSDTYKIWKRDGNLRADTSLAGFDGFKIQRADQSFLFLGDGDRDFDVPPGSLLVLNHDDKKIFDAFENAGAPMSDSDIAGFCAQTSVYRPGMDVTKAELVGRTNWRRQEKTESVGEWKAKVYEIHNVIFSFRSRKISTEIDAGSEQVLPLELDEDAEEGFLVAENFGPPDRRRHSSFVREEREFLSVGRKSVDIPSAAPDRRRLSPAVAPPQTKEKEYLKSLRPSVWLTEQFPLKTEELLPLLDILANKVKAVRRMRELLTTKFPPGTFPVKLAIPVVPTVRVVITFTKFVELQSTEQFYTPLSSPRYFGHGGRGQSEHSDTQHQSFSSSSTSTSTSTSTSSASAWLRRSNSQANSGSKHHHQRGPGPQQSEPFAMPNGYTWTSIIDDNKSRKLKKSKSMRRSK, via the exons ATGGCGAAGTCGTCGACCACCACGACGACGCCGTTTCCGCCCATTAGACCGGAGGACTATCGACACAGTCCGGTCCACTACGCCGTCGCTTTGGGGGACCATACAACACTGTCTCGCCTTGTTTCTTCGCTCCCCCGACTCGCTGATCCGTCTCAGATCCACACCGAGTCAGACTCGCTGGCTCAGGAGCGAGTTGCCGACCAGATCTCCTCCATCCTGGACCGCCGCGACGTGCCCTTCCGGGAGACGCCTCTCCATTTATCGGTTCGGCTTAATGACTGCTTTGCTGCGAAGACGCTGGCGGCGGCCGGAGCTGACGTGTCGTTACAGAATTCAGCTGGGTGGAACCCGTTGCAGGAGGCGTTGTGTCAGAGGAGTTCCGACATCGCGCTGGTTCTGGTCCGACTGCACCACCGCTTCGCCTGGTCGAAGTGGCGGCGGAGGCTGCCGAGGCTGGTGGCGGTGCTTCGCAGGATGAGAGATTTTTATATGGAGATTTCGTTTCATTTTGAGAGCTCCGTCATTCCGTTCGTTGGGAAGATTGCTCCTTCCGATACATACAAGATCTGGAAGCGGGACGGTAATCTCAGAGCCGACACGTCGCTTGCTGGCTTCGACGGCTTTAAGATCCAGCGGGCTGATCAGAGCTTCCTTTTCCTCGGAGACGGCGATCGCGATTTTGATGTTCCGCCCGGCTCATTGCTGGTGCTCAACCACGACGACAAGAAAATTTTCGATGCATTCGAGAACGCTGGTGCGCCAATGAGTGACTCCGACATTGCCGGTTTCTGCGCTCAGACGAGCGTGTATCGCCCGGGCATGGACGTCACGAAGGCTGAACTTGTCGGAAGAACGAACTGGCGAAGGCAGGAGAAAACTGAGAGCGTCGGAGAGTGGAAAGCTAAGGTTTACGAAATCCACAACGTCATCTTCAGCTTCCGCTCTAGAAAAATCTCCACCGAAATCGACGCCGGAAGCGAACAGGTGCTACCGCTAGAACTCGACGAGGACGCTGAGGAAGGTTTCCTCGTCGCCGAGAATTTCGGACCTCCCGATCGCCGCAGACACAGCAGCTTCGTTCGCGAGGAAAGAGAGTTCCTCTCTGTAGGTAGGAAAAGTGTGGATATTCCCTCCGCAGCGCCTGACCGTCGCAGGCTATCTCCGGCGGTGGCGCCACCGCAAACGAAAGAAAAAGAGTACTTGAAAAGTTTACGACCGTCGGTGTGGCTAACAGAGCAGTTTCCTTTGAAGACGGAGGAGCTCTTGCCATTACTCGACATTCTAGCCAACAAGGTGAAAGCCGTCCGCCGGATGCGAGAACTGCTGACCACGAAGTTCCCGCCGGGAACATTTCCGGTTAAG CTCGCGATTCCGGTGGTGCCTACGGTGAGAGTGGTGATAACCTTCACCAAGTTCGTCGAACTCCAATCCACTGAGCAGTTCTACACTCCACTGTCGAGCCCTAGGTATTTTGGACATGGAGGACGAGGCCAATCTGAGCATTCAGACACTCAACACCAATCATTCTCGTCGTCTTCGACTTCAACATCAACATCAACATCAACATCATCAGCATCAGCATGGCTGAGGCGCAGTAACAGCCAAGCAAATTCAGGAAGCAAGCACCACCACCAGCGAGGTCCGGGGCCTCAGCAATCTGAGCCATTTGCTATGCCCAATGGGTACACATGGACCAGTATTATTGACGATAACAAGAGCCGGAAATTGAAGAAATCCAAGTCCATGAGAAGATCCAAGTGA
- the LOC117922963 gene encoding arogenate dehydratase/prephenate dehydratase 1, chloroplastic isoform X1, with translation MALKTGPIWGSATPPHPHLGLADLGGRRAGCALNLRFDFERFRKWECLAVLGQRATIPVEDEKPLRPGVESPGGADEAKETEPRAFHRDLNSLPRPLSATDPSSSPSNGGKVRVAYQGAPGAYGEEAAMKAYPKCEAVPCDDFEAAFKAVELWLVEKAVLPIENSVGGSIHRNYDLLLGHRLHIVGEVQMVVNHCLLGLPGVRKDELKRVLSHPQAFAQCDMTLNELGLIRISTEDTAGAAQIVASDGLKNTGAIASARAAGIYGLNILEEKIQDDCNNITRFLILAREPIIPGLERPYKTSIVFSLDEGPGVLFKALAVFALRDISLSKIESRPQRKRPLRIVDDSNKGSAKYFDYLFYIDFEASMAEPRAQYALGHLQEFARFLRVLGCYPINR, from the exons atggcTTTGAAGACTGGACCAATCTGGGGTTCTGCAACTCCTCCGCATCCTCACCTGGGTCTGGCGGATTTGGGTGGTAGGCGAGCTGGGTGTGCTCTGAATTTGAGGTTTGATTTTGAGAGGTTTCGGAAATGGGAGTGTTTGGCTGTTTTGGGTCAGCGAGCTACAATCCCTGTTGAAGATGAGAAGCCACTGAGGCCTGGGGTTGAGTCTCCTGGTGGGGCTGATGAAGCCAAGGAGACTGAGCCCAGGGCTTTTCACAGGGATTTGAACTCTCTTCCAA GACCATTATCTGCTACAGATCCTTCATCGTCTCCTAGCAATGGTGGGAAGGTGCGGGTTGCTTATCAG GGGGCACCAGGTGCATACGGTGAGGAAGCTGCGATGAAAGCATACCCAAAGTGCGAGGCTGTTCCTTGTGATGATTTTGAAGCTGCATTCAAG GCAGTTGAATTGTGGTTGGTGGAGAAAGCAGTTCTCCCAATTGAGAATTCTGTAGGTGGAAGCATCCATCGTAATTATGATCTTCTCCTTGGCCATAGGCTGCACATAGTGGGGGAAGTGCAGATGGTTGTTAACCATTGCCTATTGGGATTGCCTGGTGTAAGAAAGGACGAGCTAAAACGTGTTTTAAGTCATCCTCAG GCATTTGCTCAGTGTGATATGACATTAAATGAGTTAGGCCTCATCAGAATTAGCACAGAGGATACTGCCGGTGCTGCTCAG ATTGTCGCTTCTGATGGCCTGAAAAATACTGGAGCAATTGCCAGTGCCCGAGCTGCAGGAATCTATGGGCTTAACATTCTTGAAGAGAAAATCCAG GATGATTGTAACAATATTACCCGGTTTTTGATACTTGCTAGAGAACCTATAATCCCAGGACTTGAGAGGCCTTATAAG acAAGCATTGTCTTCAGTCTTGATGAAGGCCCTGGGGTACTCTTCAAAGCCCTGGCTGTGTTTGCTCTGAGAGACATTAGTTTGTCAAAG ATTGAGAGCCGTCCACAAAGAAAGCGTCCACTGAGGATCGTTGATGACTCTAACAAAGGCAGTGCTAA GTATTTTGATTACCTTTTCTATATCGACTTTGAAGCTTCTATGGCAGAGCCTCGTGCTCAATATGCTCTGGGTCACCTGCAG GAATTTGCAAGATTTCTGAGGGTCCTCGGTTGCTATCCAATCAATAGGTGA
- the LOC117922963 gene encoding arogenate dehydratase/prephenate dehydratase 1, chloroplastic isoform X2, whose protein sequence is MALKTGPIWGSATPPHPHLGLADLGGRRAGCALNLRFDFERFRKWECLAVLGQRATIPVEDEKPLRPGVESPGGADEAKETEPRAFHRDLNSLPRPLSATDPSSSPSNGGKVRVAYQGAPGAYGEEAAMKAYPKCEAVPCDDFEAAFKAVELWLVEKAVLPIENSVGGSIHRNYDLLLGHRLHIVGEVQMVVNHCLLGLPGVRKDELKRVLSHPQAFAQCDMTLNELGLIRISTEDTAGAAQIVASDGLKNTGAIASARAAGIYGLNILEEKIQDDCNNITRFLILAREPIIPGLERPYKTSIVFSLDEGPGVLFKALAVFALRDISLSKIESRPQRKRPLRIVDDSNKGSAKNLQDF, encoded by the exons atggcTTTGAAGACTGGACCAATCTGGGGTTCTGCAACTCCTCCGCATCCTCACCTGGGTCTGGCGGATTTGGGTGGTAGGCGAGCTGGGTGTGCTCTGAATTTGAGGTTTGATTTTGAGAGGTTTCGGAAATGGGAGTGTTTGGCTGTTTTGGGTCAGCGAGCTACAATCCCTGTTGAAGATGAGAAGCCACTGAGGCCTGGGGTTGAGTCTCCTGGTGGGGCTGATGAAGCCAAGGAGACTGAGCCCAGGGCTTTTCACAGGGATTTGAACTCTCTTCCAA GACCATTATCTGCTACAGATCCTTCATCGTCTCCTAGCAATGGTGGGAAGGTGCGGGTTGCTTATCAG GGGGCACCAGGTGCATACGGTGAGGAAGCTGCGATGAAAGCATACCCAAAGTGCGAGGCTGTTCCTTGTGATGATTTTGAAGCTGCATTCAAG GCAGTTGAATTGTGGTTGGTGGAGAAAGCAGTTCTCCCAATTGAGAATTCTGTAGGTGGAAGCATCCATCGTAATTATGATCTTCTCCTTGGCCATAGGCTGCACATAGTGGGGGAAGTGCAGATGGTTGTTAACCATTGCCTATTGGGATTGCCTGGTGTAAGAAAGGACGAGCTAAAACGTGTTTTAAGTCATCCTCAG GCATTTGCTCAGTGTGATATGACATTAAATGAGTTAGGCCTCATCAGAATTAGCACAGAGGATACTGCCGGTGCTGCTCAG ATTGTCGCTTCTGATGGCCTGAAAAATACTGGAGCAATTGCCAGTGCCCGAGCTGCAGGAATCTATGGGCTTAACATTCTTGAAGAGAAAATCCAG GATGATTGTAACAATATTACCCGGTTTTTGATACTTGCTAGAGAACCTATAATCCCAGGACTTGAGAGGCCTTATAAG acAAGCATTGTCTTCAGTCTTGATGAAGGCCCTGGGGTACTCTTCAAAGCCCTGGCTGTGTTTGCTCTGAGAGACATTAGTTTGTCAAAG ATTGAGAGCCGTCCACAAAGAAAGCGTCCACTGAGGATCGTTGATGACTCTAACAAAGGCAGTGCTAA GAATTTGCAAGATTTCTGA
- the LOC117923868 gene encoding lactoylglutathione lyase GLX1, translating to MAEAAPVVRSDELLEWPKKDKRRFLHVVYRVGDLDRTIKFYTECFGMKLLRKRDIPDEKYSNAFLGFGPEETNFVVELTYNYGVDKYDIGTGFGHFAIATQDVYKMVEDIRAKGGIITREPGPVKGGKSIIAFAKDPDGYIFELIQRGPTPEPLCQVMLRVGDLERSIKFYEKALGMKMVKKTDRPEYKYSIAMMGYAEEHETTVLELTYNYGVTEYTKGNAYAQVAISTDDVYKSAEVVNLVTKELGGKITRQPGPIPGLNTKITSFLDPDGWKTVLVDNEDFLKELHKEE from the exons ATGGCTGAGGCTGCACCTGTTGTTCGAAGTGATGAGTTGTTGGAATGGCCAAAGAAAGATAAGCGCCGGTTTCTTCATGTTGTGTATCGAGTTGGTGATCTTGATCGCACCATCAA GTTTTATACGGAGTGTTTCGGGATGAAGCTTTTGCGCAAAAGGGACATTCCAGACGAGAAATACTCCAATGCCTTTCTCGGGTTTGGCCCTGAAGAGACTAATTTTGTGGTGGAGTTAACATACA ACTATGGAGTGGACAAGTATGATATTGGAACAGGTTTTGGGCATTTTGCAATTGCAACTCAAGAT GTTTATAAGATGGTTGAGGACATTCGGGCTAAGGGTGGGATTATCACAAGGGAACCTGGTCCAGTTAAAGGTGGAAAGAGTATCATTGCCTTCGCGAAGGATCCTGATGGCTATATTTTTGAGCTCATCCAAAGAGGCCCAACGCCTGAACCACTCTGTCAAGTAATGCTTCGTGTAGGTGATCTGGAAAGGTCTATCAAGTTCTATGAAAAG GCCTTGGGGATGAAGATGGTAAAGAAGACCGACAGACCTGAATACAAG TACTCCATAGCCATGATGGGATATGCAGAGGAACATGAAACAACTGTTCTGGAGTTGACATACAATTATGGTGTCACTGAGTATACCAAAGGAAACGCATATGCACAG GTTGCTATCAGTACTGATGATGTATACAAGAGTGCTGAGGTTGTCAACTTGGTTACCAAAGAGCTGGGAGGAAAGATAACTAGGCAACCAGGACCAATTCCTGGACTCAACACCAAGATCACCTCTTTTCTGGATCCAGATGGCTGGAAGACA GTTCTGGTTGATAATGAAGATTTTCTCAAAGAACTGCACAAGGAAGAGTAA